In one Grus americana isolate bGruAme1 chromosome 1, bGruAme1.mat, whole genome shotgun sequence genomic region, the following are encoded:
- the TMPO gene encoding thymopoietin isoform X3, with protein MPEFLADPSVLTKEKLKSELIANNVSLPGGEQRKDVYVQLYLQHLTARNPPAAAAQPDFSSDEEREPTPLGARNRGAAVGRKATKKTDKPRPEEKDDLDIAEMSNEDLQEQLVKYGLNPGPIVAISSTAENAGQNGNNDSDQYSDNEEDPKTELRLEKREPLKARTKTPVALKQRRVVEHNQTYSQDGVTEAVWTSGSSKSGPLQAFSRESTRVSRRTPRKRVEATAQLPVDDAVITESTPIAETILTASNETLVVNRVPGNFKHAAPTLSISELSDMPRRTPKKPLMTAEQEETDCPHQCFLNHVGHYQSCDLLNTAMIEETEESTEFFKTPKVTRQLPLTKVLERTHTEERRVERDILKEMFPYEVSTPTGISASCRKPIKGAASRPIEHSDFRLEESFSKYAPKYGTSTDIKSEKPPTKKERSIPLWIKILLFVVVLVFLFLVYQSMETNQGNPFSKYMNSASPGNA; from the exons ATGCCCGAGTTCCTGGCGGATCCGTCGGTGCTGACCAAGGAGAAGCTGAAGAGCGAGCTGATCGCTAACAATGTGAGCCTGCCGGGCGGCGAGCAGCGCAAGGACGTGTATGTGCAGCTCTACCTGCAGCACCTCACCGCCCGCaacccgcccgccgccgccgcgcagccCGACTTCTCCAGCGACGAAGAGCGGGAACCCACGCCTCTGGGTGCCAGGAACCGCGGCGCTGCTGTCGGACGG AAAGCCACAAAGAAAACTGACAAACCCAGGCCAGAGGAGAAGGATGACTTAGATATAGCAGAGATGAGTAATGAAGATCTTCAAGAGCAACTTGTGAAGTACGGACTAAATCCTGGCCCAATTGTAG CAATTTCTTCAACTGCTGAGAATGCCGGACAGAATGGAAATAACGATTCTGACCAGTACAGTGACAATGAAGAAG ATCCGAAGACTGAGCTGAGGCTTGAGAAGAGAGAGCCACTGAAAGCCAGGACGAAGACTCCAGTAGCACTGAAACAAAGAAGAGTTGTTGAACACAACCAG ACCTATTCTCAAGATGGAGTTACTGAGGCTGTCTGGACAAGTGGATCTTCAAAAAGTGGACCTCTGCAGGCATTTTCTAGGGAGTCTACAAGAGTGTCAAGAAGAACACCAAGGAAAAGG gTGGAAGCTACAGCGCAGTTGCCTGTAGATGATGCTGTAATAACAGAGAGTACTCCCATAGCTGAAACTATATTGACTGCAAGCAACGAGACCCTA GTTGTCAATAGGGTGCCTGGAAATTTCAAGCATGCAGCTCCTACACTGTCAATCAGTGAACTCTCAGACATGCCCAGAAGAACACCAAAGAAACCATTGATGACAGctgaa CAAGAAGAGACAGATTGCCCACATCAGTGCTTCCTTAATCATGTTGGCCACTACCAATCCTGTGATCTGCTCAACACAGCCATGATAGAG GAAACTGAGGAGAGCACTGAATTCTTTAAGACACCAAAAGTGACCAGACAGCTGCCACTAACAAAG GTGCTGGAGAGAACTCATACAGAAGAACGAAGAGTAGAAAGGGATATTCTTAAGGAAATGTTCCCCTATGAAGTATCAACGCCTACAGGAATTAG tGCTAGCTGCCGTAAACCAATCAAAGGCGCTGCTAGCCGGCCTATAGAGCACAGTGACTTCAGATTGGAGGAAAGTTTCTCTAAGTATGCTCCAAAATACGGTACCTCAACTGACATCAAGTCGGagaaaccaccaacaaaaaaagaacgCTCCATTCCCCTGTGGataaaaattcttctctttgttgttgttttggtctTCTTGTTTTTGGTTTATCAGTCTATGGAAACTAATCAAGGAAATCCTTTCTCTAAATATATGAATAGTGCCTCTCCGGGCAATGCCTAA